In Rhizobium lusitanum, a genomic segment contains:
- a CDS encoding AMP-binding protein, with protein sequence MHIITSGGCRKIREENIKPNKVTHYTCVIVGSGSFAIHCAMRLRLEGYEIRAVLACDQLFANWAKSENVQLLDSIPELDRLLSLEEVSWLFSIVNPQILPDSLLVRVSAGAINYHDSPLPRYSGRHATSWAILAGEMQHGVTWHRMLGTVDAGDILVQRQFAIADDETALSLNLRCYQEAEEGFDILLSGLNTGGLVARSQNSEDRMFSSRHRRPEAAGFFRWDRSAQNASRLVRAMIFGTGRVNPLTCAKIYHPGFAISVGRLDVQAQKSGALPGTLLDIAANGWRISTDSEDVVVSKLTKVGGAEADPRALACELCVKVGDRLPILSDAECNSLRDMHQALAVWEEFWLERLERFSSPQLPFHRGSDLHENARMEASAWQHCATLDKVDPSARIDHLLGSLAIYLARICMAPELQIGWDAGIHAPLLSPALARLVPMELVIKLDLSFDEITAAIHAEREALAEKGCYPLDLVNRYPQLGANQSLRSARPWSVAVSVIAGEEDNGRVDFGATDAFGGCLTLQIRERDGAIRWIHDTGVLDPAQVECMTGHLFALARAGCNPEHRSLPVGRIDLLGAQERRLLVEDWNDTAAAFTEHACIHDLFEAQVERSPDAVALICDDEEISYGELNARANRVAHRLMELGLRPDVRVGICVERSPLMIIGLLGVLKAGGRLCAAGSFLSCGPSCLHAIGQCAGGGACGCEDVRACRDDAGRGRPALPAA encoded by the coding sequence TGAAGGATATGAGATTCGAGCTGTACTGGCTTGTGACCAGCTTTTTGCGAATTGGGCCAAGAGTGAAAATGTCCAGCTCCTGGATTCAATTCCGGAGCTGGACCGATTGCTGTCTCTCGAAGAGGTGAGTTGGCTTTTCTCGATCGTAAATCCACAAATTTTGCCCGATTCATTGCTTGTGCGTGTGTCAGCCGGCGCAATTAATTATCATGATAGTCCGTTACCGCGATATTCCGGCAGGCATGCGACATCATGGGCGATATTGGCTGGAGAAATGCAACATGGCGTTACCTGGCATCGGATGCTTGGCACCGTCGACGCGGGTGACATTCTTGTCCAGCGCCAGTTTGCAATTGCAGATGATGAAACCGCGCTCAGCCTAAACCTTAGGTGCTATCAGGAGGCTGAGGAAGGATTCGATATTCTACTCTCCGGGCTGAACACTGGGGGCCTCGTAGCCCGTTCCCAAAATTCCGAAGACCGAATGTTTTCCTCACGTCACAGACGGCCGGAAGCGGCTGGATTTTTTCGATGGGATCGCTCGGCGCAAAACGCTTCCAGATTGGTCCGGGCCATGATTTTTGGCACCGGGCGCGTAAATCCTTTGACGTGCGCGAAGATCTATCATCCCGGGTTCGCCATCAGTGTGGGCCGGCTTGATGTGCAGGCGCAAAAATCTGGAGCTTTGCCGGGCACTTTGCTGGATATTGCCGCGAACGGCTGGCGGATTTCGACAGATAGCGAAGATGTCGTGGTCAGCAAGCTGACGAAAGTCGGTGGCGCCGAAGCAGATCCGCGCGCTTTGGCATGCGAGCTTTGTGTCAAGGTTGGCGACAGGTTGCCCATTCTGAGCGATGCTGAATGCAATAGCTTACGGGACATGCATCAAGCCTTGGCAGTTTGGGAAGAATTCTGGCTGGAGCGTCTGGAGCGTTTCAGTTCGCCTCAACTGCCGTTCCACCGAGGGAGCGATCTGCATGAAAACGCCCGCATGGAGGCTTCGGCGTGGCAACATTGCGCGACGTTGGACAAGGTTGACCCAAGTGCGCGGATTGATCATCTCCTAGGAAGTTTGGCGATTTATCTTGCGCGCATATGCATGGCGCCGGAACTCCAGATCGGCTGGGATGCGGGCATACACGCACCACTGCTTTCTCCTGCATTGGCGCGGCTCGTTCCAATGGAATTGGTGATCAAACTTGATCTGAGCTTCGACGAGATCACTGCTGCAATTCATGCTGAACGGGAGGCTCTGGCTGAAAAGGGCTGTTACCCGCTCGACCTGGTGAATCGTTATCCGCAGCTGGGCGCAAATCAATCCCTGCGCAGTGCTCGCCCCTGGTCCGTTGCGGTCAGTGTGATTGCTGGGGAAGAAGACAACGGGCGGGTTGATTTTGGCGCCACGGATGCGTTTGGCGGATGTTTAACCTTGCAGATCCGCGAACGGGATGGAGCCATTCGATGGATCCACGATACGGGCGTTCTTGACCCCGCTCAGGTCGAATGTATGACGGGTCATTTGTTCGCGCTCGCTAGAGCCGGATGCAATCCCGAACATAGATCGCTGCCCGTCGGCCGGATTGATTTGCTCGGCGCGCAGGAGCGTCGTCTGCTGGTTGAGGACTGGAATGACACCGCAGCCGCCTTTACGGAGCATGCCTGCATCCATGATCTGTTTGAGGCCCAGGTTGAGCGGTCGCCGGATGCGGTTGCGCTGATCTGTGACGATGAGGAGATCAGCTATGGCGAGCTGAATGCGCGCGCCAACCGTGTTGCGCACAGGCTGATGGAGCTTGGGCTTCGTCCTGATGTGCGCGTCGGGATCTGTGTCGAGCGATCCCCGTTGATGATCATTGGGCTGCTCGGTGTCCTGAAGGCGGGGGGGCGCCTATGTGCCGCTGGATCCTTCCTATCCTGCGGACCGTCTTGCCTTCATGCTATCGGACAGTGCGCCGGTGGCGGTGCTTGCGGATGCGAGGACGTCCGAGCTTGTCGGGACGATGCTGGAAGAGGCAGGCCTGCATTGCCCGCTGCTTGA
- a CDS encoding amino acid adenylation domain-containing protein has product MLSDSAPVAVLADARTSELVGTMLEEAGLHCPLLDLAAVEWGGGCDVNPERSALGLTCRHLAYVIYTSGSTGKPKGVMIEHHSLVADVEDGVARYAISSSDRVLQLASFSFDTSAEQTFLSLSAGATLIVRSNEIWGGDQLIENMRRFSVSVANLTPAYFAGTFAEDLNRLPALRLVLAGGEALPSKVFGSSKRHFKVFNLYGPTETTVTACAYPLEDGEATYWGPTVPIGRPMSNTHVYVVDAYGGLCPVGVAGELWIGGAGVARGYLNRPELTAERFVADPFSKVPGARVYRTGDLVRWMADGNLEFLGRNDDQVKIRGYRIELGEIEAQLTAYPEVREAVVVAREDASGDKRLIAYVVPASQSARDVERESQTVAGWQEVYEEENRPESLGPFGDDFHGWNSSYDGQPIPLNEMEEWRTATVSRILDLQPQRILEIGVGTGLLLSRLAPKCAEYWGIDFSQRIIDRLRDQIAALPSLSNHTHVRCQEANVIDGLPAGSFDTVVINSVAQYFPTSQYLVDVIRQAMDLLGPEGAIFIGDIRSLPLHRCFSTAIELTNTQEQLPLESVRSAVERRLLLEKELVLDPRFFVALQDVIGGISGVDIRIKRGLASNELNRYRYDVVIRKGVGHVYSAAQLPKVSWGNDVKNSASIPAVAARHPNGFRLCSFPNAYLREDLSLVADYDEPEISKYIKDIDPDLIHVESLISLGETTGHRVVATWAHNSPYGELDVLFCRRIGIS; this is encoded by the coding sequence ATGCTATCGGACAGTGCGCCGGTGGCGGTGCTTGCGGATGCGAGGACGTCCGAGCTTGTCGGGACGATGCTGGAAGAGGCAGGCCTGCATTGCCCGCTGCTTGATCTGGCCGCCGTAGAATGGGGAGGTGGTTGCGACGTCAATCCGGAGCGATCAGCGCTCGGACTGACCTGCCGACATCTCGCCTATGTGATCTACACCTCCGGATCAACCGGAAAGCCTAAAGGCGTCATGATCGAGCACCATAGCCTGGTTGCCGACGTGGAAGACGGCGTTGCCAGATATGCGATCAGTTCTTCCGATCGGGTTTTGCAACTGGCCAGTTTCAGCTTCGACACGTCTGCGGAGCAGACGTTTCTGTCGCTATCGGCCGGCGCAACGCTGATTGTTCGTAGCAACGAGATATGGGGCGGGGATCAACTGATTGAGAACATGCGCAGGTTCTCTGTCTCCGTCGCTAATCTTACGCCCGCCTATTTTGCTGGAACATTCGCAGAGGATTTGAACCGGTTGCCCGCGCTTCGTCTGGTTCTTGCGGGAGGCGAGGCGCTGCCCAGCAAGGTCTTCGGCTCAAGCAAGCGACACTTCAAGGTCTTCAATCTTTATGGGCCGACGGAGACGACCGTAACGGCATGCGCTTATCCGCTTGAGGACGGTGAAGCGACATATTGGGGTCCGACCGTCCCGATTGGGCGTCCGATGTCGAACACGCATGTCTATGTGGTGGATGCCTATGGCGGGCTTTGCCCTGTCGGTGTCGCCGGGGAATTGTGGATTGGTGGAGCCGGTGTCGCACGCGGCTATCTGAACCGGCCAGAGCTGACGGCAGAGCGGTTTGTCGCCGATCCGTTCAGCAAGGTTCCCGGTGCCCGGGTCTACCGGACCGGAGATCTCGTGCGTTGGATGGCGGATGGCAATCTCGAGTTTCTTGGCCGCAATGACGATCAGGTCAAGATCCGCGGATACCGGATCGAGCTCGGCGAGATCGAAGCACAACTGACGGCCTATCCTGAGGTACGTGAGGCAGTTGTCGTGGCGCGCGAGGATGCCTCGGGCGACAAACGGCTCATCGCCTATGTCGTGCCAGCATCGCAATCAGCCCGGGATGTGGAGCGTGAGAGTCAAACGGTAGCTGGATGGCAAGAAGTCTACGAGGAAGAAAACAGGCCAGAATCATTGGGGCCCTTTGGAGATGATTTTCATGGCTGGAATAGCAGCTATGATGGTCAGCCGATCCCATTAAATGAAATGGAAGAGTGGCGTACCGCGACGGTCTCCAGAATTCTGGATCTTCAGCCTCAAAGGATCCTGGAAATTGGAGTTGGCACAGGGTTGCTCCTTTCACGCCTTGCCCCGAAGTGCGCAGAATATTGGGGTATCGATTTTTCCCAACGGATTATTGACAGGCTGCGGGATCAGATTGCCGCACTGCCGAGCTTATCAAATCACACCCATGTTCGTTGTCAGGAAGCGAATGTAATCGACGGATTGCCGGCAGGCTCATTTGATACAGTTGTGATCAACTCGGTCGCGCAGTATTTCCCGACCTCGCAGTATCTCGTCGATGTCATACGCCAGGCGATGGATCTATTAGGTCCGGAAGGCGCAATTTTCATAGGCGATATCCGTAGCCTGCCTTTGCATCGGTGTTTTTCTACCGCCATCGAGCTGACAAATACACAAGAGCAGTTACCGCTTGAGTCTGTCCGCTCGGCTGTCGAGCGGCGTCTCTTGCTTGAGAAGGAACTGGTCCTAGACCCGCGTTTCTTTGTAGCGCTGCAAGATGTTATCGGTGGAATTTCCGGAGTTGATATTCGAATCAAGCGAGGGTTGGCTTCCAATGAGCTCAATCGATATCGTTATGACGTCGTTATAAGAAAAGGCGTTGGACACGTATACTCTGCAGCGCAACTGCCCAAAGTTTCTTGGGGCAATGATGTAAAGAACAGCGCTTCTATTCCTGCTGTCGCGGCAAGACATCCGAATGGATTTCGTCTTTGTAGTTTCCCGAATGCATACCTGCGTGAAGATCTATCTCTCGTCGCCGATTACGATGAACCTGAAATCTCCAAATATATTAAGGATATCGATCCCGATCTCATTCATGTCGAGTCTTTAATTTCGCTTGGCGAAACGACAGGGCATCGTGTCGTTGCGACCTGGGCGCACAATTCTCCATACGGAGAATTGGACGTTCTCTTTTGCCGGAGAATTGGAATAAGCTAA